DNA sequence from the Chryseobacterium indicum genome:
ATTATGTAAATACAGTAAGTTTGGAATCTGGTAATAATGATTCAAATATTTTGGTGAATTATACCAATTTCCTTTCAAATGGGGTACTTCCAAATTCTGAGCAGAAGAAAAATACCATTTCAGCAAAGTTTAATCATAAATTTAATGGTAAATTTGACATTACAACTTACGCCTCCCTTACATTACAGGATACCAAAGGAAGAAACTCTACTGGGTATGGAGACAATATCATCACAGGATTCAGACAATGGTGGCAGAATAACGTAGACATTTACTCTCTAAGAGACGCTTATTCTAACTCAGGAGGGCAAAATGTTACCTGGAACAGAGTAAGTGCTGATGACGGAAGTCCGAAATACTGGAATAATCCGTACTTTGACAGATATCAGAATTATCAGACCGATAAAAGAAATCGATTTTTTGGATATTTGATGTTGAACTATAAAGTGACTCCTGATTTAACCATCACAGGAAGAATGTCATCAGATACCTACGATCAGAAGAATGAAACAAGAAAGCAATTGGGAAGTATGCCTGAATCTTTCGGGTTGTCTGGCAAATCTGTTTCGTCAGGTTATGAACTTGAAAATATTCGTTCTTCAGAGATTAACTTTGATGTTTACGGTGCTTACAATAAAAAGTTTGATGATTTAAGTGTAACAGGTTTATTGGGAACAAGTTACAGAAGAAATTATATTGAAGCAGTGAAAAACTCTACAGAAGGAGGACTAATTTTACCAAATGTTTGGGCACTGAACAATACTGCAGAAGCTCCGTTACCTGCACAGGAAGATTTGGCTAAGAATGTAACAATGGGAGCTTACGCACAAGCTTCATTAGGTTATAAAGATACTTATTTCGTAGAAGGCTCTTATCGTGTGGATAAGTCATCAAACTTAGCTCAGAACAGTAATGTATATGGTTATCCGTCAGTATCTGCATCGGTAATTCTATCCAATCTCATTGATCAGGATTGGCTGTCATTCTTGAAGCTTAGAGGAAATTATGCTAAAGTAGGTAAGTCTACAGACAATTACAGATTGTTCGACCAATATACCATCTTAGGTATTTTCGGTAAAATTCCAATGGTAAGTGCAAATACAGTAAAAAATAATCCCAATCTAAAGCCTGAATCGTCAAATGAATATGAATTCGGTCTGGAAGGTAGCTTCCTGAAAAACAGAATAGGTTTTGACGTAGCTTATTATGACACCCGTACAATTAACCAGATTGTTAGAGCGGATGTTTCCAACTCGACAGGTTATGCCTCTCAGTGGCTGAATGCTGGCGAAATCCAAAATAAAGGTGTAGAAGTTTCTTTAAATTTAACTCCTTTTAAATCTAAAAATTTCTCTTGGGACATAAATTTAAACTGGTCTAAAAACAAAAGCAGTGTACTTAAGTTAACCGAGGGATTAGACAATTTATTATTGCAAAGTGTGCAGGGAGAGGTTTCCTATAATGCATTTGTAGGACAGCCATTTGGAATTATTAAGGGAACGGATTATGTATATTTGAATGGTCAGCCAGTTGTAGAAAACGGAGTTTACGCCAGATCCGAAGATCAGGTTATTGGAAATATTAACCCGGATTGGATTGGCGGTATCAGAAATACAATCAATTATAAAGGAGTGAGTTTAAGCTTCCTGATTGATGGACAAAAAGGAGGGGATATTTTCTCAACCGACTTATATTATGGGTTAGGAACAGGGATTTATCCGGAAACCGCTTTCCCAGACAGAAACAACGTTATTTTAGCAGGGGTAAATCCTGACGGAACTCCTAATACGACTCCGATTCCTTTAGCAGATACTGGAGAATTGATGGGAGGAATTTCTGTAATGCCGGCAAAAGCATTCGTCTATGATGCTTCTTTCATTAAATTAAGAGAAGCTTCTTTAACTTTCAATTTACCGAAAGACTGGTACAGCGGAACATTTATCAATGACATGAAATTCTCTATCATCGGAAGAAATCTTTGGATCATTCACAAGAATTTACCATATGCAGATCCTGAATCAGGATTGAGAGCAGGTTTACTTTCAAGAGGCTATTCAGTAGGAGCAATGCCCACTGTAAGAACTTTCGGATTTAATTTTACAGCTAAATTTTAAAAAAAATTCATGAAAAAAATATTTTTAATTATAGGAAGCGCTTTGTTGATGTTA
Encoded proteins:
- a CDS encoding SusC/RagA family TonB-linked outer membrane protein; this translates as MKKLTAGVLILVLSSSLAVSNAQQKKSDTVRTQEIEGVVVTALGIKRDKKSLGYSTQQIKADAITDGVNTGNIANQLVGKAAGLNVSTTTNFGGSANIVIRGNKSIVSNNQALIVIDGVPIDNRNNFSERYDYGNNLSDINQADIESVNVLKGAAASALYGERAGNGVILITTKKGRSRNGRVGITLSSEIQVGSIDKNTFAKYQDKYGAGYGQYFDQDAAGNLYAPFYDDASLGNAFNPNLMVYQWDSYDPNSPNFGKAYAWQAAKHTPADFFETATNYVNTVSLESGNNDSNILVNYTNFLSNGVLPNSEQKKNTISAKFNHKFNGKFDITTYASLTLQDTKGRNSTGYGDNIITGFRQWWQNNVDIYSLRDAYSNSGGQNVTWNRVSADDGSPKYWNNPYFDRYQNYQTDKRNRFFGYLMLNYKVTPDLTITGRMSSDTYDQKNETRKQLGSMPESFGLSGKSVSSGYELENIRSSEINFDVYGAYNKKFDDLSVTGLLGTSYRRNYIEAVKNSTEGGLILPNVWALNNTAEAPLPAQEDLAKNVTMGAYAQASLGYKDTYFVEGSYRVDKSSNLAQNSNVYGYPSVSASVILSNLIDQDWLSFLKLRGNYAKVGKSTDNYRLFDQYTILGIFGKIPMVSANTVKNNPNLKPESSNEYEFGLEGSFLKNRIGFDVAYYDTRTINQIVRADVSNSTGYASQWLNAGEIQNKGVEVSLNLTPFKSKNFSWDINLNWSKNKSSVLKLTEGLDNLLLQSVQGEVSYNAFVGQPFGIIKGTDYVYLNGQPVVENGVYARSEDQVIGNINPDWIGGIRNTINYKGVSLSFLIDGQKGGDIFSTDLYYGLGTGIYPETAFPDRNNVILAGVNPDGTPNTTPIPLADTGELMGGISVMPAKAFVYDASFIKLREASLTFNLPKDWYSGTFINDMKFSIIGRNLWIIHKNLPYADPESGLRAGLLSRGYSVGAMPTVRTFGFNFTAKF